The stretch of DNA GTTCGCTTGCACCGGAAGCTCTCCGGCGAGGTGTTCAACCTTCTCGTCCGGCGTCTGGGACTACCCGACGTGGCCGACACGCAGTGCGGCTTCAAGCTTTTCCGGGCGGAAGCGGCCGTGGTTCTCTTCGGAGAGCTCGAGACGATCGGCTTCGGCTTCGATGTCGAGCTCCTGCTGCTCGCGCGACGGCGCGGCTATCGCGTGACGGAGGTGGCGGTCAACTGGGCGGATCAGCCGGGCTCCAAGGTCACCATCTTTCGCGACGGGCCCCGCATGATCCGGCAGATCCTGGCCGCGCGCCGCCGGCTCGCCCGGCGGCCGAAGGTCTCGTCGTGATCGCCAAGCGCGCGGGCACCATCGCGCCCTTCCTGGCCGTGGAGGTCTTCCAGCGTGCCCAGGAACTGGAGCGGCAGGGCGCCGACATCATCCATCTCGAGTTCGGCGAGCCCGACTTCGAGACCCCGCCGGTGATCCGCGAGGCGGCCGAGAGGGCGCTCAAGGACGGCCGGACACGGTATGCGCACAGCCTGGGACTGGTGCCGCTCCGCGAGGCCATCGCGGAGCGATACCGCGCCCGCTACGGCGTGGCGGTCTCGCCCGACCAGATCCTCGTCACCGCCGGCACCTCGCCCGCCATGCTCCTTCTGTTCTCCACGCTCCTGGATCCCGGCGATCACGTGCTCCTCACGGACCCTCACTACGCCGTCTACCCGAACCTCATCCGCTATCCGGGCGGCGAGCCGGTCTTCGCGGCGACCTTCGAGGCCGAGGGCTTCCAGTGTCGGACCGACGAGCTCGCCGCGCTGGTGACGCCCCGGACCAAGGCCGCCCTCGTCAATTCGCCCGCCAATCCCACGGGAGCGGTGATGCCGGCCGAGCGCTTGAAGGCCGTGGGAGAGCTCGGGCCGTGGGCGATCTCGGACGAGATCTACCATGGGCTGACCTACGAGGGCGAGGAGCACACCATCCTCGAGTACACGGACCGTGCCTTCGTGCTGAACGGCTTTTCCAAGGCCTACGCCATGACGGGCTGGCGACTGGGATACCTCATCGCCCCGCGGGAATTCATGCGGCCGCTGCAGACGGCCCATGGGAATTTCTTCATCTCGACCAATGAGTTCGTCCAGTGGGCCGCCCTGGCCGCGCTCCGCGAGGCGGGCGAGGACGCGGAGCGCTTCCGGCTCATCTTCGACGAGCGCCGCCGCGCCATGGTGGCCGGTCTCCGGCGCATCGGCCTCGGCGTCGCGGTGCCTCCCACCGGCGCCTTCTACGTCCTCGCCAATGCCCAGCGCTTCGGAGCGGACTCGAAAGCATTGGCTTTCGACATCCTCGAGCACGCCCACGTCGGGGTGACGCCGGGTGTCGATTTCGGCAGTCGCGCCGAAGGATTTCTGCGCTTCTCCTACTCCAATTCCCTCGAGCGAATCGAGGAGGCCATCGAGCGGATCGGCCGGTATTTCGCGGAGCGCGAGAGATGACGGCGGACTGCTTCATGTGCACGCGGCTCTCCGACAACGGGCCGCTCTTGGTCGCCGACCTGCCCTCGAGCCGCGTCTACTTCAACGAGGACCAGTTCTTCCCCGGCTGGGTTTTCGTGGTCCTCAAGCGTCATGCCGTCGAGCTCTACGACCTCGATCCCGGCGAGCGCGCGGCTTTGATCGAGGACGTCACCCGGGTCGCGCGGGCCCTCTCGCGTGTCTATCGGCCGGTGAAGATGAACTACGAGCTCCTGGGCAACCTGGTGCCGCATATCCACTGGCACCTCGTGCCTCGCCTCGAGGGTGATCCCGAGCCCCAGGGGCCGGTGTGGCGCGTAGAGCACGAGCCGCGCGCCTTGCCGCTCGACGAGGCAAGCCAGCGCATCGCCGAGATCCGCGCGGCCCTCGACTGAGACTCCTCTCCCATGGCGGAATCGGCGCAGGTGAAGAAGACGCGGGCGGCGAAGATACTGACCCGGCTGGCCCGGGCCTATCCCACGGCGGGTATCGAGCTCCGCTTCGGCAATGCCCTCGAGCTGCTTGTCGCCACGATTCTCTCGGCCCAGTGCACCGATGAGCGGGTGAACGCCGTGACGAGCACGCTCTTCCCGCGCTACGGCAAGGCCGAGGACTGGGCGCGCGCTCAGCCGTCGACCCTCGAGAAGGAGATTCACTCCACGGGGTTCTTCAAGGCCAAGGCCCGCTCCCTCATGGGCATGGGCCGGGCCCTGGTCGAGCGTCACGGCGGAGAGGTCCCGCGCACGCTCGAAGAGCTCGTGGAGCTGCCGGGGGTGGGACGGAAGACGGCCAACGTCGTGCTCGGCAATGCCTTTGGCATTCCGGCCCTGGCCGTGGATACGCACGTGACGCGCGTCTCCCAGCGCCTCGGATTCACGCGCGCGGACGACGCGGAGAAGATCCATGACGAGCTCTGCGCTCTCTTGCCCCGAGCCAAGTGGATCCAGGCCACTCATCTTCTGATCATTCACGGCCGGCGCACGTGCCACGCGCGCAAACCGGACTGCCCACGATGCCCGGT from Candidatus Methylomirabilota bacterium encodes:
- a CDS encoding HIT family protein, with the protein product MTADCFMCTRLSDNGPLLVADLPSSRVYFNEDQFFPGWVFVVLKRHAVELYDLDPGERAALIEDVTRVARALSRVYRPVKMNYELLGNLVPHIHWHLVPRLEGDPEPQGPVWRVEHEPRALPLDEASQRIAEIRAALD
- a CDS encoding pyridoxal phosphate-dependent aminotransferase, whose protein sequence is MIAKRAGTIAPFLAVEVFQRAQELERQGADIIHLEFGEPDFETPPVIREAAERALKDGRTRYAHSLGLVPLREAIAERYRARYGVAVSPDQILVTAGTSPAMLLLFSTLLDPGDHVLLTDPHYAVYPNLIRYPGGEPVFAATFEAEGFQCRTDELAALVTPRTKAALVNSPANPTGAVMPAERLKAVGELGPWAISDEIYHGLTYEGEEHTILEYTDRAFVLNGFSKAYAMTGWRLGYLIAPREFMRPLQTAHGNFFISTNEFVQWAALAALREAGEDAERFRLIFDERRRAMVAGLRRIGLGVAVPPTGAFYVLANAQRFGADSKALAFDILEHAHVGVTPGVDFGSRAEGFLRFSYSNSLERIEEAIERIGRYFAERER
- the nth gene encoding endonuclease III — its product is MAESAQVKKTRAAKILTRLARAYPTAGIELRFGNALELLVATILSAQCTDERVNAVTSTLFPRYGKAEDWARAQPSTLEKEIHSTGFFKAKARSLMGMGRALVERHGGEVPRTLEELVELPGVGRKTANVVLGNAFGIPALAVDTHVTRVSQRLGFTRADDAEKIHDELCALLPRAKWIQATHLLIIHGRRTCHARKPDCPRCPVLALCPWPGKTRPERH